In Equus asinus isolate D_3611 breed Donkey chromosome 13, EquAss-T2T_v2, whole genome shotgun sequence, one DNA window encodes the following:
- the RHBDL3 gene encoding rhomboid-related protein 3 isoform X3: MGEHPSPGPAVAACAEAERIEELEPEADERPPAAPEDFDPGNTGYISTGKFRSLLESHSSKLDPHKREVLLALADSHADGQICYQDFVNLMSNKRSNSFRQAILQGNRRLCSKALLEEKGLNLSQRLIRHVAYETLPREIDRKWYYDSYTCCPPPWFMITVTLLEVAFFLYNGVSLDQFVLQVTHPRYLKNSLVYHPRLRAQAWRYLTYIFMHAGIEHLGLNVVLQLLVGVPLEMVHGATRIGLVYVAGVVAGSLAVSVADMTAPVVGSSGGVYALVSAHLANIVMNWSGMKCQFKLLRMAVALICMSMEFGRAVWLRFHPSAYPPCPHPSFVAHLGGVAVGITLGVVVLRNYEQRLQDQSLWWIFVAMYTIFVLFAVFWNIFAYTLLDLKLPPPP, translated from the exons TTTGACCCCGGGAACACGGGCTACATCAGCACAGGCAAGTTCCGGAGCCTCCTGGAGAGCCACAGCTCCAAGCTGGACCCGCACAAAAGGGAGGTGCTCCTGGCTCTCGCCGACAGTCATGCAGATGGGCAGATCTGCTACCAGGATTTTGTCAACCTG ATGAGCAACAAGCGGTCCAACAGCTTCCGCCAGGCCATCCTGCAAGGGAACCGCCGGCTGTGCAGCAAGGCCCTGCTGGAGGAGAAGGGCCTGAACCTCTCTCAGCGGCTGATCCGCCACGTGGCCTACGAGACCCTGCCCCGGGAGATTGACCGCAAGTGGTACTACGACAGCTACACCTGCTGCCCCCCGCCCTGGTTCATGATCACAGTCACACTGCTGGAG GTTGCCTTTTTCCTCTACAATGGAGTGTCGCTGGATCAATTTGTGCTGCAGGTGACCCATCCACGATACCTGAAGAACTCACTGGTTTACCACCCACGCCTCCGAGCACAGGCCTGGCGCTACCTGACATACATCTTCATGCATGCCGG GATAGAACACCTGGGACTCAACGTGGTGCTGCAGCTCCTGGTGGGGGTGCCCTTGGAGATGGTGCACGGAGCAACCCGCATTGGGCTTGTCTATGTGGCTGGCGTTGTGGCAG gatCCTTGGCAGTGTCTGTGGCTGACATGACTGCACCAGTCGTGGGCTCCTCTGGAGGGGTGTATGCGCTCGTCTCTGCCCATCTGGCCAACATTGTGATG AACTGGTCAGGCATGAAGTGTCAGTTCAAGCTGCTGCGGATGGCTGTGGCCTTGATCTGTA TGAGCATGGAGTTTGGGCGGGCTGTGTGGCTCCGGTTCCACCCATCAGCCTATCCCCCGTGCCCTCACCCGAGCTTCGTGGCGCACTTGGGTGGTGTGGCTGTGGGCATCACCCTTGGCGTGGTGGTCCTGAGGAACTATGAGCAGAGGCTGCAGGACCAGTCGCTGTGGTGGATTTTTGTGGCCATGTACACCATCTTTGTGCTGTTCGCTGTCTTCTGGAACATCTTTGCCTACACTCTGCTGGACTTAAAGCTGCCGCCACCCCCCTAA